The stretch of DNA GGCCACAAACGTAACGGCGTTGGGCGCAATACCCTGATCGACCAGCCCCTGTAGAAACGCGTCAACGCGGTTGAGTCGTTCTGGCGAGAAACCAACTCCGGCGGGCGATTGGGCGGGCGTAAACGTTTGCGGTTTCGGCTGCGCGAAGAGTGAGGTTGTGAGTAAGAGTAAGGCGATGTAGCGCATAAAAAATTGTGTTTAAACCAGATTCCAATCCCACACGACCACCTGCCAGGTTTCGCCTGCATTGGGCTCATAAAACTCGTGAACTTTCTGAAAACCAACGCGTTCATGGGCGCGAAGGGAGCGCGTGTTGCGAGTCGAGATGTCTGTAACCAGCAATTGATGCCGATTGCCGTAAGTAGCCCGGTGGTGGGCATACAGTTTATCGAACAACCCCTGCCCCCGGTAGCCATCGGCCACACACACCTGCCCCATCAGGTAATAAGCATACTGACTGATAGGTTTACCTTTGTAAGGAAGTGTTTCGCAAAGGTTGAACAGACTTTCGAGTTCAGGAACGGCATCGCGCACGGCGGGCATGGCCGTGATGGCGTAGCCTACTACACGATCTTCGTCTTTGGCAAGTACGCTTGGCCCGGCAGCGTGCATCACCTGCATTTGGTCGAGCGTGTATAACAGCGTTACAAAACCATCACGCGATTGGCTTTCGGGCGAGATATTTTTAACCTGATTTTGTTGTTGTAGAGTCAGAATACCGCGCAGGTCGTCGTCGGTTTGGGCAAGCGTAATCGTAATCATTTGGTTGGGTGGGTGTTGGTGACAATCAAATATTGAGCAGCCGCGTAGGTGCTCATGATGAACAAAGTAGCCCCGTCGAAGGGCGACAGAAATGCGTTGATGGCAATCGCCGAATCAGATAAAATAAAGAGTATAGCACCCAGCAGCACGGCTCCGTAGCCCGGCAACCTCCGACGTAGCGACGCCATCAGGCCCATACCGGTCAGGCAAAACACGTATAGCAATACCGGAATCCAAAGTGGCTGTAAGGCTGGTTTTTCAACAAAAGCCGGGCGAAGGTTAGCTAAGAAAAAGACCGAATAAAGCACGAATGACAGTGCGTAAAGCCCCACCATTTTTACTGAAACCGGCCCGAAGCCCCGCGTTGTGCTAAACGACAAACTATACAGTACCTGCATGACTAAAAACGACGCCAGTCCTAGCCCGAACAAATCAACTTCCCGAATCATCAGAAAAACATCACCCAGCAAGGCAAATACCATCCCGACACGCAACAGCCATAACGACCGGCTTGTGGGTATCGACTGTTGCCGCGACCAAACCAACAAAAGCCCCATAATCAGTGGTTTGCAGCCGTAATGCAGCCAGCGAACGCCAGACACATCGCCCAGAATTTCCAGTCCCGTAACAGCAACAAACAGCAGTAAGAACCAGCGGGCAGGCGGGTTGGTCATGGCTCAGGCGACAGTGATTTTAGGTAAACCACGCAGAAATGTCGGGTCAATGTCGGCACCAATGCCGGGCGCGTCGGGCAACTCGATGTGATAGTGATTTTTGTAGCGAATGCCGCCCTGCACAGGATCGTCGGCGTGTTCAAAACAGGCGTCGAGGTCGCAGAAGCGCACGTTTTGCCGTGCCGAGGCAAAGTGGGCATTGGCCGTTAACGCCAGCCTCGACTCCGACATGCAGCCAATCATGCACGGCACGCCAGCGGCTTCGGCAATGGCGTTGATGTTCAGGGCTTCCCGAATACCACCGCTTTTCGACAGTTTGATATTGAAATAATCAACGGCTTCCTCGCGCACAAGCCGGATGGCATCGGCACCATCGAACAGGCTTTCATCGGCCATAATCGGCACATTGCCAGCCGCTTTGAGTTTGGCTAAATGGTGAATATCGGCTCTACGAACAGGCTGTTCGCAATACTGAAACTGATGTTCGATAAACCGGGTCTGGGACAAAATCTCAGACGCAGTAGGGTAGTCCCAACCCTGATTGGCGTCTAACCGATAGGGAACGTGGTAGTATGTTCGTTCGGGAAACGTAGCCGACAGAGCCTGCTCGATGGCGTAGAGTCGGTTCAGGTCGTCGGGTGCGTTGGTGCCCAATTTAATTTTAATAGCAACTCCGCCGTTTTCATAAATACGTAGGGCGTTCTCAGCCATGCGTTCTGGCGTGTCGATGTATATGGTTTCGTCGGTCACGAGCGGGCGTTTCGCTCCACCCAGAAACGCATACAGCGGCAGGTTGGCGGCTTTGGCGGCTATGTCGTACAAGGCCATGTCGAAGGCCGAGCGGGTAGTGGGGTGGCCGGGCAGATAGCGGCTTAGCGTCGACACACAACCGTCAATATCGAGCGGATTACGGCCCAGCAGGAGCCGGGCCATGTCCTGCGCTGCTGCCAGCCCCGACGCCTGTGTTTCGCCAACAATCATCCAGAACGGTGAGCCTTCGCCCCAGCCCGTCAGTCCGGCATCGGTCTGAATTTCGATGAGCAGATTTTGAGCGTTTTTGATGGTGCCGAGCGAAATGGAGATGGGCGCTTTCAGCGGAATGTCGTATTGGTAAAGTTTTATGGCAGCGATAATCATTGCGTAATGTATAACGGAGATATGTCAAACCTACTACTTTTTGCGTAGTGGTATAGGGGAATCCTGGACCCCAGACCAAAATTTTGTAAAAGTAAATGTTGTAGCAACATCTATTTTTGTTTCGCACCTGTGTCTCAATCCTCTTTTTTTCTTGCCAGGCTGTTTTTCAAGGGCTACCGTCTGTATCTGCTTTTGTGAGAACGGGAGATTACAGTAACCTATCTAATGATTTTAAGTATCATTTAAGAAGCTGTTACAGTAAAGTCTTAAAAAAAGAGCGTTCATGATTACAACTCTACAGCCCATTCAGGCTGTTTCGTCGGCATTGCGAAACGTCCTGAAACACCAGATAAAAGAACTTTTGCAATGGTTTGGTGCCAATTTATTAACAAAACAACGTACTGAAGCGTACCTCGATCAACATCAAATTGCGGTTCATCAGCACGACATAATTCAACTACATCCTGTTGTCGACATCGCCGATCCGGGCAAAACCATTTTCGGTACTACAAAAGCCATAACGACGCGCAGTTATGTGTGGCGTTATGAAAACATAGACCGGCAAGCGTCTCTGCACAGATCGGGCCACGTCGTTATTCAGGGGCATGTGCTCTGCACGGATTATAATAATCGCGATTTTCTTACCGATTTAGTTACCGATTTTTTCTGGCATACCCAACGAACCAACCTACAGACACCAACATTACTGGCTCCGTGGAGTCAGTATACCAACGGCGTGGTTTTTGGCGGTTATTATGACTTTATGTTGCTGATAGCGGCTAAGTTATGCCGCATGAAAAATGCGCTGCCCGAATCGCAGTTTACCGGCGCAGTAGTTGCTTATCCTCTTTTTAATACCCAATACGAACGCGAGTTTCTCGCTTTGATGGGCTTCTCGCCCGAACAGGTAGTAGACAGCCAACATACCACCGTGCAGTTTGATCGGTGTATTCTGGGAAATAGCGGAGACTGGACCTACCCGAACGTGACAGATATGTTGCAGTTGCGTCAGTTTATGCGTTCCAAAATACCTCCGTTGCCTGTTCGGCAGCATAACCGCATTTATATCCGCCGGGCCGGACGGCGTCGGGTCCTGAATGAAGATGCGCTGATGGCTCTATTGACAAAATACGATTTCACGATTGTAGACGATCAGCCGCGCACCCTGGCCGAGCAATTTCATTTGTACAACGGGGCATCGTTCATTATGGGGCCACACGGGGCGTCGTTCACCAATATACTCTGGTGCGAGCCGGGTACGCATCTGCTCGAGTTGTTCTCTCCCCGTTACGTTCGCGATTATTTTCGTTATATGGCCCACGCGCTTGGCCTGCATTATTCAGCTTATTTTCATGGCCCATCGATACCTGATAACGACCGGGCCATAGCTGATGATATCACTGTCTCCATAGCCGAGCTGGAGCCGTATTTGGCAGCATGTTTTGCTGGTAAAGCCTGAACCAATCACCACTTGTCTTATCGGCTGGTTTCTTTTTCGATCAGTTCAGTTAAGAATGCTGCCGTTTGCAGGCCAATGAGCCGCTGGGTAAGTTGACCATTTTTAAAGAGCAACAGCGTTGGAATTTCGTCGACCTGCTGAGTTTGCATCAGTGCCTTGCTTGCATCGGCATCGGCTTTCACGACCAGTAGTTTACCGGCATATTGTGTTTGTAACTGCTCCATGATGGGCATCATTTTCTGGCAGGGCGCACACCAGGGCGCGTAAAAATCGACCAGCACCAAACGGTTGTTGGCTACGGTCTGTTTCAACTCGTCGGGGCTGATGGCTTTAGCCGACGGATTGATTTTAACGCCTTCTACCGGCTTCAGTTTCGTGGTCCATTTCAGGTAGCCGCCCGCCAGTTCATAAACAGCAGCAAAACCTTGTTCGCGCATCAGTTTGGCTGCTTCAGCAGACCTTCCTCCGCTCAGGCAATACACAAAAACTGGTTTTGTTTTATCCAGCCCGCTTATAGTTTGCGCAAAAGCCGCCTGCCGAAAGTCAATGTTCTGGGCACCTCTCAAATGCCCCCCGCCAAACTCGCCGGGCGTTCTGACATCGATTAGTTGCGCAGTAGGCGACTGTTTCAACTGCTGCTCAAACGCATCGGGTGCGAGACTTTGCGCCGTAGCCGATGCTGTAGTTAGTGCCAAAATGGCAATCAATATCTTTTTCATAATGGGTAAACGCCGAACGGCGAAGCTGAGTAGACTACCATGTGTTTTCCAGATCCTCGGCCCGATAGCGATGATTACGTTCTTTATAAAGCGTCGGGAGTTGCGGCCCGTTTGTGAGGGCAAGGGCGTTGCGTCGTAGAAGACGGTAGAGTAGGGCGAGGGGCAGTAAAAACACGAAAAACAACAGAGATAGCAGCAACTTCGAGTTGACATAACCTAATCCCCGCGCCAGTTTGTACCACCCTATAGCAATCCACCGGCTTACGTGGGGCAGAAATAGTATACACATGCCGATGCCAAATGCCGCGTAGAGCCAGATTGGGTAGTGGCTCTCAGTGAATATATGGAGTGCAAGCAGGCCAACCATGATAGCCGTATTTGCTTTCCAAACGTTCAGTTCCGATAGTTCTTTAGGGAGCATAACCCAGGAGTTTTATCCATGTTTTAGCCGGAAGTGGGCGACGGACAGTCAGAACAAGGTATAAATGAAGGGAGCAATTGCAGACCCTCCCCCAATCACTATAATCAGGCCGAGTAACAGGAGTAAAAGTATAACGGGAGCCAGAAACCACTTCCGTCGCTCTTTTATAAACCTGAACAGATCAGTCAAAAAATCCATACCAAATGAGTAAGACAGTCAATAGCCGGTGACTCAGAAGCGTCAGGGCTAATGTTCGGTGAATTTACTAATCCAAAACGAATTCTCCGTGCCAGTTGCTTTTTTCGTGCCAGACGGGCTGATTTCGCTTGTCGAAGAGGTAGTTTCCAATAGCTACGTAATCCATCCCGGTGCGCATGAAACAACGGTAGGCATCGTCGGGCGTACAAACGATGGGTTCGCCCCGAACGTTAAAGCTGGTGTTAATGACTACGCCATAGCCCGTTTTTGCTTTGAATGCCTCGATCAATTGGTGATAGCGCGGGTTCGTTTCGGGGTGTACCGTCTGAATCCTTGCCGAATAGTCGATGTGCGTGATGGCGGGCATGTCGGAGCGCGGATAGTACAGTTGGTCAGACAGCGGCCACTCGTGGTAGTCGTCGGGTAAGGTACGTTGGCGTGACCTGACGACCGGATGCACCAGCAGCATATACGGCGACACCCCTTTGTAATCGAAATAGTCTGCTACGTCGGCGGCAAGTACCGAAGGGGCAAAAGGCCGGAACGATTCACGGTACTTGATGTTCAGGTTCAGCTTCTTTTGCATGGCTGCGTTGCGCGGGTCGCCCAGAATACTGCGACCACCGAGGGCGCGCGGGCCAAACTCCATCCGCCCCTGCACCCAGCCTACTACGTTTCCTTCGGCCAACAGTTCAGCCACCTGTTTCATTAGTTTGGCATCGGACAGGTATGTAGCGACGCCCCCATAGTTGCGTATCGTTCGTTCGATGTCTTCCTGCTGAATACCGGGGCCAAGATAACTGCCCTGCATGGCGTCAAGGCCGGTAGCAACCTGCCGGGGTCGGTCGAACCCGATGTGGTAAGCCGCCAGGGCCGCACCCAATGCTCCGCCTGCGTCGCCCGCTGCTGGCTGGATATACACGTCGTTGAAGACATTCGCTGCCTGCAACTTGCCGTTCGAGACGCAGTTGAGCGCGACGCCCCCCGCCATACACAAGTAATCGGCCCCAGTCAGCCGCTGGGCTTCCTGAGCCATTCGTAATACCACCTCCTCCGTAACGCGCTGAATAGCAAGACTCAGGTTGCAGTGCTGTTTCGTTATTTCTTCTTCGGGTCGGCGTTGCCTGATGCCGAATAGGGCCTCCCACTTTGGAACCTGGACCATCCTCAGGCCAGTAGCGTAATCGAAATAGGTCTGATCGAGCCAGAGCGACCCATCTGGCTTAAGCGAAATCAGTTTGTTATGAATCAACGATACATAGTGTTCAACCTCAGCCGATTGCGGATCGCCGTAGGGCGCAAGACCCATCAGTTTATACTCGCCCGAATTGACCCGGAATCCCAAAAAATAGGTGAAGGCGGAGTAGAGTAGCCCTAATGAATGCGGAAAATGTAACTCTTTGAGGATGCTGATGCGGTTGCCTTCGCCGAGACAAATCGAGGCCGTAGCCCACTCGCCCACACCGTCGATGGTGAGGATGGCGGCCCGTTCGTATGGTGAGGGATAGAACGCACTGGCAGCATGGGCTAAATGATGTTCGGTGAACAGTAATTTCCTGGGGAGAGCACCGTCGGGCGAGAGCTTCGCCAGTTCTTCGCGCAGCAGACGTTTGAGGAATAGCTTCTCGTTTAACCACACCGGCATGGCCGCTAAAAACGACCGCAGGCCGCGTGGTGCAAAGGCGTAATAGGTTTCCAGTAACCGCTCAAACTTGAGCAGGGGTTTGTCGTAAAACACAACAGCGTCGATGTCTTTCGGGCGTAGTCCGGCGTAATCGAGGCAGTAGTGGGCAGCGTGTTGTGGGAAGCCTGAATCATGTTTTCGCCGGGTAAATCGTTCTTCCTGCGCGGCAGCGACAACCGTACCGTCTATCACCAGTGCCGCAGCCGAATCGTGATAATAGGCCGATATTCCTAAAATGGTTGTACGTGCCTGATTAGTCATCGTAGAAGCAGGGTGAAGGGGGTCTACTTAGCCTGGCGGAGCGTGTCAGCCGCATACTGTCGGGCTGTTTCGCGCAGTTGCCGGGCCTGTCGGTTCGTTGGGTCTAACGCCAGTGCCCGGCTGAGGT from Spirosoma montaniterrae encodes:
- a CDS encoding SxtJ family membrane protein codes for the protein MLPKELSELNVWKANTAIMVGLLALHIFTESHYPIWLYAAFGIGMCILFLPHVSRWIAIGWYKLARGLGYVNSKLLLSLLFFVFLLPLALLYRLLRRNALALTNGPQLPTLYKERNHRYRAEDLENTW
- a CDS encoding GNAT family N-acetyltransferase produces the protein MITITLAQTDDDLRGILTLQQQNQVKNISPESQSRDGFVTLLYTLDQMQVMHAAGPSVLAKDEDRVVGYAITAMPAVRDAVPELESLFNLCETLPYKGKPISQYAYYLMGQVCVADGYRGQGLFDKLYAHHRATYGNRHQLLVTDISTRNTRSLRAHERVGFQKVHEFYEPNAGETWQVVVWDWNLV
- a CDS encoding glycosyltransferase family 61 protein, translated to MITTLQPIQAVSSALRNVLKHQIKELLQWFGANLLTKQRTEAYLDQHQIAVHQHDIIQLHPVVDIADPGKTIFGTTKAITTRSYVWRYENIDRQASLHRSGHVVIQGHVLCTDYNNRDFLTDLVTDFFWHTQRTNLQTPTLLAPWSQYTNGVVFGGYYDFMLLIAAKLCRMKNALPESQFTGAVVAYPLFNTQYEREFLALMGFSPEQVVDSQHTTVQFDRCILGNSGDWTYPNVTDMLQLRQFMRSKIPPLPVRQHNRIYIRRAGRRRVLNEDALMALLTKYDFTIVDDQPRTLAEQFHLYNGASFIMGPHGASFTNILWCEPGTHLLELFSPRYVRDYFRYMAHALGLHYSAYFHGPSIPDNDRAIADDITVSIAELEPYLAACFAGKA
- a CDS encoding mandelate racemase/muconate lactonizing enzyme family protein — protein: MIIAAIKLYQYDIPLKAPISISLGTIKNAQNLLIEIQTDAGLTGWGEGSPFWMIVGETQASGLAAAQDMARLLLGRNPLDIDGCVSTLSRYLPGHPTTRSAFDMALYDIAAKAANLPLYAFLGGAKRPLVTDETIYIDTPERMAENALRIYENGGVAIKIKLGTNAPDDLNRLYAIEQALSATFPERTYYHVPYRLDANQGWDYPTASEILSQTRFIEHQFQYCEQPVRRADIHHLAKLKAAGNVPIMADESLFDGADAIRLVREEAVDYFNIKLSKSGGIREALNINAIAEAAGVPCMIGCMSESRLALTANAHFASARQNVRFCDLDACFEHADDPVQGGIRYKNHYHIELPDAPGIGADIDPTFLRGLPKITVA
- a CDS encoding thioredoxin domain-containing protein, which gives rise to MKKILIAILALTTASATAQSLAPDAFEQQLKQSPTAQLIDVRTPGEFGGGHLRGAQNIDFRQAAFAQTISGLDKTKPVFVYCLSGGRSAEAAKLMREQGFAAVYELAGGYLKWTTKLKPVEGVKINPSAKAISPDELKQTVANNRLVLVDFYAPWCAPCQKMMPIMEQLQTQYAGKLLVVKADADASKALMQTQQVDEIPTLLLFKNGQLTQRLIGLQTAAFLTELIEKETSR
- a CDS encoding DUF5989 family protein, with translation MDFLTDLFRFIKERRKWFLAPVILLLLLLGLIIVIGGGSAIAPFIYTLF
- a CDS encoding lysoplasmalogenase, whose protein sequence is MTNPPARWFLLLFVAVTGLEILGDVSGVRWLHYGCKPLIMGLLLVWSRQQSIPTSRSLWLLRVGMVFALLGDVFLMIREVDLFGLGLASFLVMQVLYSLSFSTTRGFGPVSVKMVGLYALSFVLYSVFFLANLRPAFVEKPALQPLWIPVLLYVFCLTGMGLMASLRRRLPGYGAVLLGAILFILSDSAIAINAFLSPFDGATLFIMSTYAAAQYLIVTNTHPTK
- a CDS encoding carbamoyltransferase — translated: MTNQARTTILGISAYYHDSAAALVIDGTVVAAAQEERFTRRKHDSGFPQHAAHYCLDYAGLRPKDIDAVVFYDKPLLKFERLLETYYAFAPRGLRSFLAAMPVWLNEKLFLKRLLREELAKLSPDGALPRKLLFTEHHLAHAASAFYPSPYERAAILTIDGVGEWATASICLGEGNRISILKELHFPHSLGLLYSAFTYFLGFRVNSGEYKLMGLAPYGDPQSAEVEHYVSLIHNKLISLKPDGSLWLDQTYFDYATGLRMVQVPKWEALFGIRQRRPEEEITKQHCNLSLAIQRVTEEVVLRMAQEAQRLTGADYLCMAGGVALNCVSNGKLQAANVFNDVYIQPAAGDAGGALGAALAAYHIGFDRPRQVATGLDAMQGSYLGPGIQQEDIERTIRNYGGVATYLSDAKLMKQVAELLAEGNVVGWVQGRMEFGPRALGGRSILGDPRNAAMQKKLNLNIKYRESFRPFAPSVLAADVADYFDYKGVSPYMLLVHPVVRSRQRTLPDDYHEWPLSDQLYYPRSDMPAITHIDYSARIQTVHPETNPRYHQLIEAFKAKTGYGVVINTSFNVRGEPIVCTPDDAYRCFMRTGMDYVAIGNYLFDKRNQPVWHEKSNWHGEFVLD